A single region of the Syngnathus acus chromosome 6, fSynAcu1.2, whole genome shotgun sequence genome encodes:
- the ptprz1a gene encoding receptor-type tyrosine-protein phosphatase zeta isoform X8, whose product MDGCRLQVALHIFLTLQQVGAYTYRNQRKFTEDMDWSYAGTLNQNNWAKKFPSCSNAKQSPIDVEENLARVELRYQHLRLDGWENLTGRRTTIKNDGKTVVLDVDGDFHVSGGGLASKFKAGRITFHWGRCNASSEGSEHSLDGVKFPLEMQIYCFEPQRFDSFQQSVKSGGRLTALAVLFEAISEEDNANFAPVIDAVDSVSRYGKSAQVAPFAPRALLPDSTDKYFIYNGSLTTPPCSETVEWIVFKNTVPISARQLETFCEVMTMQQAGYVMLMDYLQNNFRDQQRNFMGQVFSSYTGTEELLTPVCSSEPENVEVAAYNLSSLLVTWERPRAVYDSAIERYSVSYKMAEDGEDAAPSEYLTDGDQDVGAILDELLANRSYELQVVALCANGLYGRLSDPLTFTLPADGPGDALIADSNQFDDEGENEPPDPWLNGPAQTEDYNRFWITTKAPASPTLGEPGQHAVAASKTDSTSSQPPEGSAGSSFTTPQYANARDHQGGVRPKFSENSKAGPNSTAPNGGEGVPSNGTPVTSSNPMSTPAKTTFDWMNRTAVVTATEKTTTGQPMNMTTIKSTAVNTTSGMTPYSNADKTDTNTTETMTTKTNDTERPATNVTVTETASMNATTAMSSNMTWPLKNTDVNETTNTTPVTNQTVTMTTGLATKPTNKTASLNMTTEMSSNPTENKTTNMSWPLNKTASATPATNQTMTRPATKTTNKTASMNTTTEMSSDPTENKTANMSWPLNKTASATPATNQTMTRPETKTASMNMTTEMSSDPTVNKTTHMTWPLNKSTNTTPATNQTTTKTGQVTETTSMNTTTPNKQAKNQTATLIKPLNKNTSMTNTKSMATNLTRLSDQIITTSSVQMDPREGQTTPKTVNTGNGGGDVVQGEPPGASHPRGSTTPSMPQFSSTKSWRSHVLLPTMPPLSKALATEPASSARPPSVPTAPGVSEPEVDQERDSIPPSASGESALPRSTDPATLGSGQTHGDLDDVSSAFFFDGESGSAAGSGRASAALPSVIAVPAPIFPEDSGSGQAENPLDGDGSSDFSIPERTQSESEKEEEPVADVSDSSHESRVGSVREGERKAVVPLAVISTLTGLGLLVLVGILLYWRLCFQTAHFYVDESACPRLAADATAFTWGNLSADAKKEEKDFVSLALCLPDEKAALPVQDFVQRVSELHRTKGFQRKFELLKESYEEVQACAADVAMTSETSSHPDNNGKNRYSNILAFDHSRVRLTAADNGRDYINANFVDGFKMRHAYIAAQGPLKSSTDDFWRMIWEQKVGVIVMITNLLEKGRRKCERYWPVDAPEDYGGLLVAPKSVRELAHYTRRTFSVTDVKKASGKRRDRERAVTQYHYTQWPDMGVPEHASPLLSFIRRSSRARTANMGPVVVHCSAGVGRTGTYVVLDSMLRQMRHEDAVDVDGFLRHIRTQRNYLVQTQEQYVFIHDALVEAILCGDTELAASDLHAYVGRLLTPLRDGGTPLEQQLELLNAQAANAQAANDDATALHDDNRQKNRSGSLLPAERSRVRLSPCAGDTSDYINAAYVTGYSRSKEFIITQNPLPSTLKDFWRMIWEHDVRVIVSLPGPERAQGEEEEEEQPCVFWPGKGEPLRCRNLTVTQTCEKVVCLANEDALLVQHVAVGAAQDDFVVEVRLYRAPRWPHPDRAISDTFLLLRLLLEETPTEGGAVVLLDRAGGVTAGTFCALLSLMGQLRDGRRVDVFGAARMINLARPGTFCKREHLEFLYEALLSVLDEPQEERQQDQDQDQDEVNEAHRGREERRLWKSGGGAARQERNGAVAPAGGESATPDSLDSLV is encoded by the exons atgGACGGCTGCAGGCTGCAGGTCGCGCTGCACATCTTCTTGACGCTCCAACAAG TGGGAGCCTACACGTACAGGAACCAGCGCAAGTTCACCGAGGACATGGACTGGTCGTACGCTG GAACGCTGAACCAGAACAACTGGGCCAAGAAGTTTCCGTCGTGCAGCAACGCCAAGCAGTCGCCCATCGACGTGGAGGAGAACCTGGCCCGGGTGGAGCTGCGGTACCAGCACCTGCGCTTGGACGGCTGGGAGAACTTGACGGGCCGGCGCACCACCATCAAGAACGACGGCAAGACCG TGGTGCTGGACGTGGACGGCGACTTCCACGTCAGCGGCGGCGGCCTGGCTTCAAAGTTCAAGGCGGGGCGCATCACCTTCCACTGGGGGCGCTGCAACGCCTCCTCGGAGGGCTCCGAGCACAGCCTGGACGGCGTCAAGTTCCCCCTGGAG ATGCAGATTTACTGTTTTGAGCCGCAGCGCTTTGACTCGTTCCAGCAAAGCGTCAAGTCTGGAGGACGCCTCACAGCTCTGGCGGTGCTCTTTGAG GCCATCTCAGAGGAGGACAACGCCAACTTTGCCCCCGTCATCGACGCCGTCGACAGCGTCAGCAGATACG GTAAAAGCGCCCAGGTGGCGCCCTTCGCGCCGCGGGCGCTCCTGCCCGACTCCACGGACAAGTACTTCATCTACAACGGCTCGCTGACCACGCCGCCTTGCAGCGAAACGGTGGAGTGGATCGTCTTCAAGAACACCGTCCCCATCTCGGCCCGGCAG CTGGAGACCTTCTGTGAGGTGATGACCATGCAGCAGGCGGGTTACGTGATGCTGATGGACTACCTGCAGAACAACTTCCGGGACCAGCAGCGCAATTTCATGGGTCAGGTCTTCTCCTCCTACACCGGCACCGAGGAGCTCCTCACACCAG TGTGCAGCTCGGAGCCGGAGAACGTTGAGGTGGCCGCCTACAACTTGAGCAGTCTGCTGGTGACGTGGGAGCGGCCGCGGGCCGTCTACGACTCCGCCATCGAGAGGTACTCGGTCAGCTACAAGATGGCCGAGGACGGCGAGGACGCCGCGCCCTCGGAGTATCTGACCGACGGAGACCAGGATGTG ggggccaTCCTGGACGAGCTGCTGGCCAATCGCAGCTACGAGCTCCAGGTGGTGGCGCTGTGCGCCAACGGCCTTTACGGACGCCTCAGCGACCCGCTGACCTTCACCCTGCCCGCCGACGGCCCGG GTGATGCTCTGATCGCAGATTCAAACCAATTTGATGATGAG GGGGAGAACGAGCCACCGGATCCATGGTTAAATGGACCTGCGCAAACGGAAGATTACAATCGGTTTTGGATTACCACCAAAGCGCCTGCGAGCCCGACTTTGGGAGAACCCGGCCAACATGCCGTGGCGGCCAGCAAGACAGACTCAACCTCCAGTCAGCCACCGGAAGGCTCCGCCGGGTCCTCGTTTACGACTCCTCAGTATGCAAACGCAAGAGACCATCAGGGCGGGGTGAGGCCAAAGTTCTCTGAAAACAGCAAAGCGGGCCCAAATTCGACAGCGCCGAATGGGGGTGAAGGTGTTCCCTCAAATGGGACCCCCGTGACTTCAAGCAATCCAATGAGCACCCCCGCAAAAACGACCTTTGACTGGATGAACAGGACCGCAGTGGTGACTGCAACGGAGAAGACAACCACGGGCCAGCCAATGAACATGACCACGATCAAGTCCACCGCCGTCAACACGACGAGCGGAATGACTCCATATTCAAACGCAGACAAGACCGATACAAACACGACCGAGACAATGACGACAAAGACAAACGACACCGAGAGGCCAGCAACAAACGTGACCGTGACCGAGACTGCGAGCATGAATGCGACGACAGCAATGTCTTCAAACATGACCTGGCCACTGAAGAACACAGACGTGAACGAGACCACAAACACCACCCCGGTAACAAACCAAACCGTAACCATGACCACCGGGCTGGCGACCAAGCCCACAAACAAGACCGCAAGCCTGAATATGACGACGGAAATGTCTTCAAACCCGACTGAAAACAAGACCACAAACATGAGCTGGCCACTGAACAAGACCGCAAGCGCGACCCCAGCAACAAACCAAACCATGACCAGGCCAGCGACCAAGACCACAAACAAAACCGCAAGCATGAATACGACGACGGAAATGTCTTCAGACCCGACTGAAAACAAGACCGCAAACATGAGCTGGCCACTGAACAAGACCGCAAGCGCGACCCCAGCAACAAACCAAACCATGACCAGGCCAGAGACCAAGACCGCAAGCATGAATATGACGACGGAAATGTCTTCAGACCCGACTGTCAACAAGACTACACACATGACCTGGCCACTGaacaaaagcacaaacacGACCCCAGCGACAAACCAAACCACAACCAAGACCGGGCAGGTGACAGAGACCACAAGCATGAATACCACGACTCCAAACAAACAGGCAAAGAACCAAACGGCGACCTTGATTAAACCACTCAACAAGAATACAAGCATGACCAACACTAAGAGCATGGCCACAAACCTGACCCGTCTTAGCGACCAAATCATCACAACGTCGTCCGTCCAAATGGACCCACGCGAAGGGCAGACCACACCCAAAACAGTAAATACCGGAAATGGTGGTGGTGACGTGGTCCAGGGTGAGCCCCCAGGGGCATCTCACCCGCGAGGGTCTACAACTCCCAGCATGCCTCAGTTTTCAAGCACAAAGTCTTGGCGGAGCCACGTTCTTTTGCCGACCATGCCTCCGCTGTCAAAGG CCCTCGCAACCGAGCCCGCGTCGTCGGCACGGCCGCCTTCCGTCCCCACGGCACCTGGTGTCTCAGAGCCCGAGGTAGATCAGGAGCGGGACAGCATCCCGCCGTCGGCCTCGGGTGAGAGCGCCCTTCCTCGTTCCACGGATCCCGCCACTTTAGGATCCGGACAGACGCACGGAGATTTGGACGACGTCTCCTCGGCGTTCTTTTTTGACGGCGAGAGCGGGAGCGCCGCCGGGTCCGGGCGAGCGAGCGCCGCCTTGCCGAGCGTAATCGCGGTCCCCGCGCCTATCTTCCCCGAGGACAGCGGCTCGGGTCAGGCCGAGAACCCGCTCGACGGCGACGGCTCCTCGGACTTCAGCATTCCTGAGCGAACCCAGAGCGAGTcggaaaaagaggaggagcCAGTGGCAG ACGTGAGCGACAGCAGCCACGAATCCCGAGTGGGCTCCGTCAGAGAGGGCGAGAGGAAGGCGGTGGTCCCCCTGGCCGTCATCTCCACGCTCACGGGCCTCGGGCTCCTGGTCCTGGTTGGCATCCTGCTCTACTGGAG GTTGTGTTTCCAGACGGCGCATTTCTACGTGGACGAAAGCGCCTGCCCGCGCCTTGCCGCCGACGCAACCGCGTTCACATGGGGTAACCTCAGTGCCgatgcaaaaaaagaagaaaaagatttCGTTTCACTTGCACTTTGCCTTCCAGATGAAAAAGCCGCACTTCCCGTCCAAGACTTTGTCCAACGTGTCTCCGAGCTTCACCGAACAAAGGGATTTCAGCGCAAGTTTGAG CTGCTCAAAGAGAGTTACGAG GAGGTGCAGGCGTGCGCGGCGGACGTGGCCATGACCTCGGAGACGTCCAGCCATCCCGACAACAACGGCAAGAACCGATACAGCAACATCCTGGCCT TCGACCACAGTCGAGTGCGACTCACGGCGGCCGACAATGGACGAGATTACATCAACGCTAACTTTGTGGAC GGCTTCAAGATGCGCCACGCCTACATCGCAGCACAGGGGCCGCTCAAGTCCAGTACGGACGACTTCTGGCGCATGATCTGGGAACAGAAGGTCGGCGTCATCGTGATGATCACCAACCTGCTGGAGAAGGGACGC AGGAAGTGCGAGCGGTACTGGCCCGTCGACGCGCCCGAGGACTACGGCGGCCTACTGGTGGCGCCCAAGAGCGTCCGAGAGCTGGCCCACTACACTCGGCGGACCTTCAGCGTCACCGATGTGAAAAAG GCTTCCGGGAAGAGGCGGGACCGGGAACGAGCAGTCACGCAGTACCACTACACGCAGTGGCCCGACATGGGCGTGCCCGAGCACGCCTCGCCACTCCTCAGCTTCATCCGCCGCTCTTCTCGGGCCAGGACGGCAAACATGGGCCCGGTGGTGGTGCACTGCAG CGCCGGCGTGGGCCGCACGGGCACCTACGTGGTGTTGGACAGCATGCTGAGGCAGATGAGGCACGAGGACGCCGTGGATGTGGACGGGTTCCTCCGACACATCCGCACGCAGAGGAACTACCTGGTCCAGACGCAG GAGCAGTACGTGTTCATCCACGACGCCTTggtggaggccattttgtGCGGCGACACGGAGCTGGCGGCCTCGGACCTTCACGCCTACGTGGGGCGGCTGCTGACGCCGCTGCGTGATGGCGGCACGCCGCTGGAGCAGCAGCTGGAG CTGCTGAACGCCCAAGCGGCAAACGCCCAAGCGGCAAACGACGACGCGACCGCTCTTCACGACGACAACCGGCAAAAGAACCGAAGCGGCTCGCTGCTACCGG CGGAGAGGTCGCGAGTGCGTTTGTCGCCGTGCGCCGGCGACACGTCCGATTACATCAACGCGGCCTACGTGACG GGCTACAGTAGGAGCAAGGAGTTCATCATTACCCAGAATCCTTTGCCAAGCACCCTCAAGGACTTCTGGAGGATGATTTGGGAGCACGACGTGCGGGTCATCGTGTCGCTGCCGGGACCCGAGCGCGCTCAG ggtgaagaggaggaggaggagcagccgTGCGTGTTCTGGCCCGGCAAAGGGGAGCCGCTCCGCTGCCGGAACTTGACCGTCACTCAAACGTGCGAGAAGGTCGTGTGCCTGGCCAACGAGGACGCGCTGCTCGTTCAGCACGTGGCCGTGGGGGCCGCGCAG GACGACTTTGTGGTGGAGGTGCGCCTGTACCGCGCCCCCCGCTGGCCCCACCCGGACCGCGCCATCAGCGACACCTTTCTGCTGCTACggctgctgctggaggagacACCCACCGAGGGAGGGGCCGTCGTGCTCCTTGACCG CGCGGGCGGAGTCACCGCCGGGACTTTCTGCGCGCTCTTGTCTCTAATGGGCCAGCTCCGTGACGGACGGCGCGTCGACGTCTTCGGAGCGGCCAGGATGATCAACCTCGCCAGGCCCGGCACCTTCTGCAAGCGC GAGCACTTGGAATTCCTGTATGAGGCCTTGCTGAGCGTGCTGGACGAGCCCCAAGAAGAACGTCAACAAGATCAAGACCAAGACCAAGACGAAGTCAACGAGGCCCACCGAGGCCGAGAAGAGCGCCGGCTATGgaagagcggcggcggcgccgcaCGTCAGGAGCGCAACGGCGCCGTCGCGCCAGCAGGGGGCGAAAGCGCCACGCCAGACAGCCTCGACTCTCTCGTGTGA